Part of the Alteracholeplasma palmae J233 genome, CATGAAGTTTTAAAACCTCGGTTATTAAAATATCTTTACTTCCAAATATATTATAAATAGTTACTTGAGAGACATGAGCTCTTTTTTTTATATCATCAATTGTAATATGATGAATACTTTTTTCTTTTAATAGTAACTTAGTAGCTTCTAAGATGTCATTTCTTTTTTTTAGCGTTCTTTCAATATGTTTTCCCAATATAAACACCTCCGTTAACAATGTGAATTATAACATAAAAAAATAAATAAGTCTTTTAATATAGGCTTAAAGAAATATGTAAAACAACTAAATCGTATTTATAATATGCTAATTATCTTCACATATTTGAATATAACTATAATAAAAGTTTTAATTGTGCTAAAATATATTTAGGTGAATCAAATGTTAGAAGAAAAATTAAAAAATCTACCCCTTAACCCAGGTTGCTATCTAATGAAAAATAAGGATGGCTTGGTTATTTATGTAGGTAAAGCTAAAATATTAAAAAATAGAGTGAAAAGTTACTTTACTGGTTCACATAATAAAAAAACAGCTCTTTTAGTTTCTGAAATAGCTGATTTTTCATATGTAATGACTAACAGTGAACAAGAATCACTTATTTTAGAAGCTAATTTAATTAAACAATATTCACCTAAGTATAATATTAGATTAATGGATGATAAAACGTATCCTTATATTGAAATAACAAGTGAAAAAGATCCAATGTTAGTCGTTTCTAGATATAAAGAAGTTCCTAAAAATGCTATTTTATTTGGACCTTATCCTAACGCCACAAGCGCTAAAGAAACAGTTAAACTTCTACATAAATTATACCCACTTAGAAGATGTAACCCAATTGCACCTAAACCATGTATTTATTATCATATTGGTCAATGCTTAGGACCTTGTTGCCACAATGGTGAGATAGACTATAAACCGAATATAGAATCTATTACTAGATTTTTAAAAGGTGATAATAAAGACGCTTTAAAAAGACTTAAAATGCTCATGGAAAAGGCATCTGAAGAGTTATCATTTGAAATGGCTATTGAATATCGAGATATGATAGAACATGTTAAAACCACAACAGAAAAACAAGTCATGCGTATTAATGACTTAAAAGACAGAGATTTTATAGCCTATACTCATAATGAGGATGATATTGCAATACACATTCTAAAAATGAGACAAGGAAGAATCTTAGATACGCATCAAAGTGTCTTTTCATATATTGGAGATATTAAAGAAAATGTTTTAACCTATTTAGTTCAGCATTATCAAATAGAACTGAAACCAGAAGAACTGGTTGTAGGTGAAACTTGGGAAAATGATGATTTAGAAACATTGTTAGAAACTAAAATCTATATTCCTAAAAAAGGTGATAAGAAGAAGTTATACAATTTAGCATTAGATAATGCTAAAGAGGATCTTCTAAAACATCACTTAGTCTATAGAGTAAAAGATGAACTCAAACAAGAAGGTATGAACCAATTATCTAAAATATTTGAAAAAGAAATTCAGCATATAGAAGTATTTGATAACG contains:
- the uvrC gene encoding excinuclease ABC subunit UvrC; protein product: MLEEKLKNLPLNPGCYLMKNKDGLVIYVGKAKILKNRVKSYFTGSHNKKTALLVSEIADFSYVMTNSEQESLILEANLIKQYSPKYNIRLMDDKTYPYIEITSEKDPMLVVSRYKEVPKNAILFGPYPNATSAKETVKLLHKLYPLRRCNPIAPKPCIYYHIGQCLGPCCHNGEIDYKPNIESITRFLKGDNKDALKRLKMLMEKASEELSFEMAIEYRDMIEHVKTTTEKQVMRINDLKDRDFIAYTHNEDDIAIHILKMRQGRILDTHQSVFSYIGDIKENVLTYLVQHYQIELKPEELVVGETWENDDLETLLETKIYIPKKGDKKKLYNLALDNAKEDLLKHHLVYRVKDELKQEGMNQLSKIFEKEIQHIEVFDNAQLFGVAPISAMITYKNLKFDKNLYRKYHIKTAVEDDYQSFKEVIYRRYQRLLIENKTMPDLILVDGGIGQLNAALETLNNLGLNIPIGGLKKNNKHQLEALVIPNETIFLDKKSELFKLLLSLSEEIHRFAITFHKKTRTKQANLSVFDKIPGLGEKRKKALLQTFSGIDEIKNASIKQLTDIGIPEAVANNLKEVLK